One window of Leptospira yasudae genomic DNA carries:
- a CDS encoding GNAT family N-acetyltransferase — protein sequence MNPEVVHSESESKFYAQVDGYESHLYYREEGNEVWNLLSTYVPPEHRGKGLAADLVRTALDKARSLNKRIIPSCSYVVTFLNRHPNYKDLVA from the coding sequence ATGAATCCAGAAGTCGTTCACTCCGAATCGGAATCGAAATTTTACGCGCAAGTAGACGGATACGAATCCCATCTGTATTATCGGGAAGAAGGAAACGAAGTGTGGAATCTTCTTTCGACGTACGTTCCGCCGGAACATAGAGGCAAGGGTCTCGCCGCGGATCTCGTCCGAACCGCTTTGGACAAAGCGCGTTCCTTGAATAAAAGGATCATTCCGAGCTGTTCTTACGTTGTGACCTTTTTAAACCGACATCCGAATTACAAGGATCTCGTCGCCTGA
- a CDS encoding DoxX family protein produces the protein MDRLNHWLQEHRDWLVDFLRIYLGGVLIYKGLEFLYDTDALIRLMEMNNAPMASALLAHYIVIAHICGGILLLSGLLTRFAAILQVPVLIGAVLFIHGKEGFMAPGSNLPYAAMILLLLFHFSLYGSGRISADYYIETHKSV, from the coding sequence ATGGATCGTTTGAACCATTGGCTGCAAGAGCATCGGGATTGGTTGGTCGACTTCCTGCGGATCTATCTCGGCGGGGTTTTAATCTATAAAGGTCTGGAGTTCCTATACGATACGGACGCATTGATTCGTTTGATGGAGATGAACAATGCTCCCATGGCGTCCGCGCTGCTTGCACATTATATCGTAATCGCGCATATCTGCGGAGGAATTCTTCTCCTATCCGGATTATTGACCCGTTTTGCCGCGATCCTTCAAGTACCCGTGTTGATCGGTGCGGTCTTATTCATTCACGGCAAAGAAGGATTTATGGCTCCGGGATCGAATCTTCCGTATGCGGCGATGATTCTTCTCTTACTCTTTCACTTTTCCTTATACGGTTCGGGAAGAATCTCGGCCGATTACTACATAGAAACGCACAAAAGCGTATAA
- the truD gene encoding tRNA pseudouridine(13) synthase TruD, whose translation MSEYPFSGFLVYDLKQNPEDFQVGEILRPNTVQSSGKWTIFRLRKSGWNTLDALLRISKESKVALSDIGYAGKKDRHATTSQFISCQKQLRVPTELSQVLQIESVGKSDHSLSPDDNAGNRFVLVLRNLIEKESDMVRKNFDKIAKNGFPNYYDSQRFSRFHSEFLLPVFPYLQGDPETCLKLLLTDAYPGEKKQARDRKKLLQTAWGNWSECARLSGSKLENRIFSGLKRERNLTQKTYSDFILQFPEEELLMLVTSLQSFLWNEFVSRLSVAAAKTGVWIKTKTGPLFFCGESSGEFFSASKNLPVPGTPGIQKLEYSKIEMDLIGRILTDFRLQESDLDRSPFPKVKMKSFDRNVCVIPEDFQLGDPMEDEQNPGRKKATISFRLPSGAYATMLVKRLMLRADI comes from the coding sequence GTGTCAGAGTATCCATTCAGCGGGTTTTTGGTCTATGATCTCAAACAGAACCCGGAGGACTTTCAAGTGGGGGAGATTCTCCGGCCGAATACGGTCCAATCCTCCGGAAAGTGGACGATCTTCCGACTTCGAAAATCCGGATGGAATACGCTCGACGCTCTCTTAAGAATTTCCAAAGAATCCAAGGTCGCGCTTTCCGATATCGGCTACGCCGGAAAAAAGGACCGACACGCGACAACTTCTCAATTTATCAGCTGCCAAAAACAGTTGCGGGTTCCGACCGAACTTTCACAGGTTTTGCAGATAGAATCGGTCGGTAAAAGCGATCATTCTCTCAGTCCCGACGACAACGCGGGAAACCGATTCGTTCTGGTTCTTCGAAATCTGATCGAGAAAGAGTCCGATATGGTTCGGAAAAATTTTGACAAGATCGCGAAGAACGGTTTTCCCAATTACTACGACTCACAAAGATTCAGCCGTTTTCATTCGGAGTTCCTACTTCCCGTTTTTCCGTATTTGCAAGGCGATCCCGAAACTTGTTTGAAACTTCTTTTGACCGACGCGTATCCGGGAGAGAAAAAACAAGCGCGCGATCGTAAGAAACTTTTACAAACCGCTTGGGGAAATTGGTCCGAGTGCGCGCGCTTATCGGGAAGTAAATTGGAAAATCGGATCTTCTCCGGTTTAAAGCGGGAAAGAAACCTCACACAAAAAACGTATTCCGATTTCATTCTTCAATTTCCGGAAGAAGAATTGCTGATGCTCGTTACGTCCTTGCAATCCTTTTTATGGAACGAATTCGTATCCAGACTGTCCGTTGCGGCCGCGAAAACGGGAGTTTGGATCAAGACAAAGACCGGCCCTTTGTTTTTTTGCGGAGAATCGTCCGGTGAATTTTTTTCGGCCTCGAAAAATTTACCCGTTCCCGGAACGCCTGGAATTCAAAAATTAGAATATTCTAAAATTGAAATGGATTTGATCGGGCGCATTCTGACGGATTTTCGATTGCAAGAATCGGATTTGGATCGTTCTCCGTTTCCAAAGGTCAAAATGAAATCCTTTGATCGAAACGTTTGCGTTATACCTGAGGACTTTCAATTGGGCGATCCGATGGAAGACGAGCAAAACCCGGGGAGAAAAAAGGCGACGATTTCCTTTCGTCTTCCTTCCGGGGCGTATGCGACGATGCTCGTCAAACGATTGATGCTCCGGGCCGATATTTGA
- a CDS encoding DoxX family protein, protein MLQKFFKTDSDLGSLILRVVAGVVMFPHGAQKLLGWFGGYGFTGTMGYFVGTGIPAPIAFLVIIGEFFGAIGLILGLFTRLSAFGIGLVMIGATFLVHLPHGFFINWAGNQQGEGYEYHLLLIGISVVLFIKGGGKASVDSLIEEKLD, encoded by the coding sequence ATGCTTCAAAAATTTTTTAAAACAGATTCAGATCTTGGATCCCTCATTCTCAGAGTAGTTGCAGGAGTTGTAATGTTCCCGCACGGCGCACAGAAACTCTTGGGCTGGTTCGGCGGTTACGGTTTCACCGGAACTATGGGATATTTTGTCGGAACTGGAATTCCTGCACCGATCGCATTTCTCGTCATCATCGGCGAATTCTTCGGCGCAATCGGATTGATTCTCGGATTGTTCACGAGATTGTCCGCATTCGGAATCGGATTGGTGATGATCGGAGCGACGTTTCTCGTTCACTTGCCGCACGGTTTTTTCATCAACTGGGCGGGGAATCAACAGGGAGAAGGATACGAATACCATCTTCTTTTGATCGGGATCTCGGTTGTTCTTTTTATCAAAGGCGGCGGAAAAGCTTCCGTAGATTCTTTGATCGAAGAAAAACTCGACTAA
- a CDS encoding VOC family protein → MLHHIAIGSPHLDSLVSFYETLPGLTKSKENRNPDGSLRSVWFQSGEIILMLEIDLKVKGPKALIFSAAVLKQEDLKRLPQWIQETEYTKYFKDPDGNLLGYSSYPNRWPF, encoded by the coding sequence ATGCTACATCATATCGCGATCGGATCTCCGCATCTGGATTCTCTCGTATCGTTTTACGAAACCTTGCCGGGTCTTACGAAATCGAAGGAGAACCGCAATCCGGACGGTTCGTTGCGCTCGGTTTGGTTTCAATCCGGGGAAATCATTCTCATGCTGGAAATCGATCTGAAGGTAAAAGGTCCGAAAGCCCTCATTTTTTCCGCGGCCGTTCTGAAACAGGAAGACTTAAAACGACTTCCCCAATGGATTCAAGAAACGGAATATACGAAATACTTTAAAGATCCGGACGGAAACCTTCTGGGTTATTCTTCCTATCCGAACCGCTGGCCGTTCTAA
- a CDS encoding pirin family protein: protein MNLRKIKTIRPSLRTIEGGGFPVRRPFPVQDLIQLDPFLLLDEMGPVEYQPGKAIGAPEHPHRGFETVTYLLTGEMEHRDSWGNYGKLKSGDVQWMTAGSGLVHSELPSDEFQKNGGTMHGFQLWVNLPSAKKMSDPRYQDTPSERIPVVQTSDGKTKVKVIAGEVLGTKAVIETKIPILYYHLRLSPGADITIPVPNSYNVFAYPFSGDGVLHTEEGTQNVREGDMVWFERSEGDVRFSLPENASKEWELLLIGGEPVEEPVARYGPFVMNTQEEIYQAFHDFQAGKMGAIHS from the coding sequence ATGAATCTCAGAAAAATAAAAACGATCAGACCTTCGCTGAGAACGATTGAAGGAGGAGGTTTTCCGGTTCGAAGACCTTTCCCCGTTCAAGATCTAATTCAGCTCGATCCCTTTTTGTTATTAGACGAAATGGGACCCGTGGAATACCAACCCGGAAAAGCGATCGGCGCTCCGGAACATCCGCACAGAGGGTTCGAAACGGTCACTTATTTATTGACTGGTGAAATGGAACACCGTGATTCTTGGGGAAATTACGGAAAATTAAAATCCGGAGACGTTCAATGGATGACAGCCGGTTCGGGTTTGGTGCATTCCGAATTGCCTTCGGATGAATTTCAAAAGAACGGAGGAACGATGCACGGCTTTCAGCTTTGGGTCAATCTTCCTTCCGCAAAAAAAATGAGCGACCCGAGATATCAGGATACGCCTTCGGAAAGAATTCCGGTCGTTCAAACGTCGGACGGAAAAACGAAAGTCAAAGTCATCGCGGGAGAAGTTTTGGGAACCAAAGCCGTGATCGAAACGAAAATTCCGATTCTTTACTATCATCTTCGTTTATCGCCGGGAGCGGATATTACGATTCCCGTTCCGAATTCGTACAACGTATTCGCGTATCCTTTTTCGGGAGACGGGGTTCTTCATACGGAAGAAGGAACGCAGAACGTTCGCGAAGGGGATATGGTTTGGTTCGAAAGAAGCGAAGGCGACGTTCGATTCTCCCTGCCGGAGAATGCTTCGAAAGAATGGGAACTTCTTTTGATCGGAGGAGAACCGGTGGAAGAGCCCGTGGCGAGATACGGACCTTTCGTAATGAACACGCAAGAGGAGATCTATCAAGCCTTTCACGATTTTCAAGCGGGCAAGATGGGCGCGATCCATTCGTAA
- a CDS encoding DUF6962 family protein, producing MQLSTVFSDLILSLVAILAAFQIRNSSSYSRTAGFLGFLTIGVSAGLGTIHFLGIGLLDPVYRFSVGLASFVGVPLIGVGFFHLGIKKLEKNSLYPIAGVLLLIYVVFGYVLPFPLLSTVLGGLAMVAAILVCIRKNSGGTKVAALYGILGAILFILAGLVIGTTGSRGPILNVDIFHIVLAVAVYSLSVSLKRLS from the coding sequence ATGCAATTGAGTACAGTATTTTCCGATTTAATTTTAAGCCTTGTTGCAATCCTGGCCGCGTTTCAGATCAGAAACTCCTCTTCCTATTCCAGGACCGCCGGGTTCTTAGGATTTTTAACGATAGGAGTTTCCGCGGGATTGGGAACGATTCATTTTTTAGGGATCGGACTTCTGGATCCTGTCTATCGTTTTTCCGTGGGACTTGCTTCCTTTGTGGGAGTTCCGTTGATCGGCGTAGGATTTTTTCATCTCGGCATTAAGAAGCTTGAAAAGAATTCCCTTTATCCGATCGCGGGAGTGCTGCTTCTAATCTACGTTGTTTTCGGATATGTGCTTCCGTTTCCTTTGCTCTCGACCGTGTTAGGCGGACTCGCCATGGTTGCGGCGATTCTTGTCTGTATTCGTAAGAATTCAGGCGGAACCAAAGTTGCGGCGTTATACGGAATTTTAGGGGCGATTCTATTCATTCTCGCCGGACTCGTGATCGGAACGACCGGTTCCAGAGGGCCGATTTTAAACGTGGATATCTTTCACATCGTTCTTGCGGTTGCCGTATATTCTCTGAGCGTTTCTCTCAAAAGATTGAGTTGA
- a CDS encoding LIC13081 family protein: protein MITTTVTFLVSYSLDEAFRFVADFRNLVYWADGICGVSPILSGNGTQLPTYELLYSFGPFKLKANYFAKEWIPNSRMIMETNHSFVDQRDIYTFQPAKTGTKITFTNHSKLKFPYSAGEWILDAGIRGRICREMRQLQNCLYENGCGSPKHFQVIRI from the coding sequence ATGATAACAACTACTGTAACTTTCTTAGTTTCATATTCTTTAGACGAAGCTTTTCGATTTGTGGCCGATTTTAGAAATTTAGTTTATTGGGCGGACGGGATTTGCGGAGTTTCTCCGATCCTATCCGGCAACGGAACTCAACTGCCGACATACGAACTACTCTATTCTTTCGGGCCGTTCAAACTCAAGGCGAATTATTTCGCGAAAGAATGGATTCCGAATTCAAGAATGATCATGGAAACGAATCATTCGTTTGTGGATCAGAGGGACATTTATACGTTTCAGCCAGCAAAGACCGGAACGAAAATAACGTTCACCAATCATTCCAAACTGAAATTCCCGTACAGCGCGGGGGAATGGATCTTGGACGCCGGGATTCGAGGGAGAATCTGTAGAGAAATGAGGCAGTTACAGAATTGTCTGTATGAAAACGGATGCGGCTCTCCCAAACATTTTCAAGTCATTCGAATTTAG
- a CDS encoding NAD(P)/FAD-dependent oxidoreductase has translation MAEHPKEKHKIAVIGGGAAGFFGAIQIASEGTCSVTLLEKGKQFLSKVKISGGGRCNITHHCLDPEALSKNYPRGERELRWAFETFGPKDTIRWYEERGVALKTEADGRMFPITDSSETILQTLFQEAKKVGVKLKTTTEIHSVTPTEDGRFQIKFKDGGILEFDKVLFATGSGRKAWGWLQAMGHTILEPVPSLFTFKISDPRLENLSGLSFERTECSLVEFGYSQIGPTLITHWGLSGPAILKLSAKGARELFQKEYDTILKINFIPGMKKDEVRKKIEKEKELHPSKSIVNTPVLGIPRRYWERILEIHSIDSSKKWSGLSSKDLHEITEELTDARFQISGKGEFKDEFVTCGGVSRKEVNFKTMESKVVPGVYFAGEVLDVDGVTGGFNFQNAWTTSYIAARGILESF, from the coding sequence ATGGCCGAACATCCAAAGGAAAAACATAAAATCGCCGTGATCGGAGGAGGGGCCGCCGGATTTTTCGGCGCGATTCAGATCGCTTCCGAGGGAACTTGCAGTGTCACGCTTTTGGAAAAAGGGAAACAATTTCTTTCCAAGGTGAAAATCTCCGGCGGAGGAAGATGCAACATTACGCACCATTGCCTCGATCCGGAAGCTCTCAGCAAGAATTACCCGAGAGGGGAGCGTGAACTCCGCTGGGCCTTTGAAACCTTCGGACCGAAAGACACGATTCGTTGGTATGAGGAGCGCGGTGTCGCATTAAAAACCGAGGCCGACGGGAGAATGTTCCCGATTACAGATTCTTCCGAAACGATTTTGCAGACGCTTTTTCAGGAAGCGAAGAAGGTCGGAGTTAAACTCAAAACGACAACCGAGATCCATTCCGTTACTCCGACGGAAGACGGTCGTTTTCAGATCAAGTTCAAGGACGGAGGAATATTAGAATTCGATAAAGTTCTTTTTGCGACCGGTTCGGGGAGAAAGGCGTGGGGTTGGCTGCAGGCGATGGGCCATACGATTTTGGAACCGGTTCCGTCGTTGTTTACGTTTAAAATTTCCGATCCCCGTCTGGAGAATTTATCCGGTCTTTCCTTCGAGCGGACGGAATGTTCTCTCGTCGAATTCGGATATTCCCAGATCGGACCGACGCTCATCACGCATTGGGGATTGAGCGGACCCGCGATTTTAAAACTTTCCGCCAAAGGCGCGCGGGAACTCTTTCAGAAAGAATACGATACGATCTTAAAGATCAACTTCATACCTGGTATGAAAAAGGACGAGGTCCGCAAAAAGATCGAGAAGGAAAAGGAATTGCATCCGTCCAAATCGATCGTCAACACTCCCGTTCTCGGAATTCCGAGAAGATATTGGGAAAGAATATTAGAAATTCATTCTATAGATTCCTCAAAGAAATGGTCCGGGTTATCCTCCAAGGATTTGCACGAGATCACCGAAGAACTCACGGACGCACGTTTTCAAATCTCCGGTAAGGGAGAATTTAAGGACGAGTTCGTAACCTGCGGAGGCGTAAGCCGCAAAGAAGTGAACTTCAAAACGATGGAAAGCAAGGTCGTTCCCGGAGTTTACTTTGCCGGAGAGGTTTTGGACGTGGACGGGGTTACAGGCGGATTTAATTTTCAAAACGCTTGGACGACTTCTTACATCGCCGCGCGCGGAATTTTGGAAAGTTTTTAG
- a CDS encoding anthranilate synthase component II, with the protein MKNCIVVDHYDSFTYNLVHLLQDCLETSGERFSLSVFRQDQTDLHEILSLNPTHILLSPGPGHPEDPEYFGVSESILRLRNPYIKIFGVCLGMQGIVTSFGGRLRRSKIPFHGKTSEITHDRLGIFKGVPDSIRVMRYHSLEGVPESLPDCLEITASVESESSSLMGIRHKTLPIEGVQFHPESFATEGGRTMLENFLR; encoded by the coding sequence ATGAAAAACTGCATCGTCGTCGATCATTACGATTCGTTTACGTACAATCTCGTTCATCTCCTGCAGGATTGTTTGGAGACTTCCGGGGAACGATTCTCTTTGTCGGTTTTTAGACAGGATCAAACGGATCTGCATGAGATTCTCTCCTTGAATCCGACTCACATTCTTCTTTCGCCGGGTCCGGGCCATCCGGAAGATCCTGAGTATTTCGGGGTTTCCGAATCGATTCTTAGATTAAGAAATCCTTATATTAAAATCTTCGGCGTTTGTCTCGGTATGCAGGGGATCGTCACCTCCTTCGGGGGCCGTTTGCGGAGATCGAAGATTCCGTTTCATGGAAAAACGTCCGAGATTACGCACGATCGGCTTGGAATTTTTAAGGGCGTTCCCGATTCGATCCGCGTGATGCGATATCATTCTCTGGAAGGGGTTCCCGAGTCTTTGCCGGATTGTCTGGAAATTACGGCGTCTGTCGAATCGGAAAGTTCTTCGTTGATGGGGATCAGACACAAAACGCTTCCGATCGAAGGCGTGCAGTTTCACCCCGAATCCTTTGCTACCGAAGGCGGGAGAACGATGCTTGAGAATTTTTTGCGCTAA
- a CDS encoding aldo/keto reductase codes for MTKKSFDQSVTLNNGVSMPILGLGVWKTKSGKECREAVLNALEAGYRHIDTAKIYGNEEDVGKAIRESGIPRKEIFITTKLWNADQGSDKTRKALETSLETLGIDFVDLYLIHFPVTSKRNDSWKELEKAYHDKLCKSIGVSNYTIAHLTELLKEAKITPAVNQVEFHPFLNQVDLFEYCKKHKIQLEAYSPLAHGQKIEDLQIANIAKKYGKTPAQILIRWAVEQNIVVIPKSVKKERIVENAQIFDFQIEDEDMKILNSLDENFRTCWDPSEVA; via the coding sequence ATGACAAAAAAATCTTTCGATCAATCCGTCACTCTCAACAACGGAGTCTCGATGCCGATCCTCGGACTCGGCGTTTGGAAAACGAAATCCGGCAAGGAATGCAGGGAAGCCGTTTTGAACGCGCTCGAAGCCGGTTATAGACATATCGATACTGCAAAAATTTACGGGAATGAAGAAGACGTAGGTAAGGCGATTCGCGAAAGCGGAATCCCTAGAAAAGAAATTTTCATCACGACGAAACTCTGGAACGCGGATCAAGGTTCGGATAAAACAAGAAAGGCCTTGGAAACGAGTCTGGAAACGTTAGGAATCGATTTCGTCGATTTATATCTCATTCATTTTCCGGTAACTTCCAAAAGAAACGATTCCTGGAAAGAACTGGAGAAAGCGTATCACGATAAACTCTGTAAATCGATCGGAGTCAGCAACTACACGATCGCGCATTTGACCGAATTGTTAAAAGAAGCGAAGATTACTCCCGCCGTCAATCAGGTGGAGTTTCATCCATTTTTGAACCAAGTCGACTTATTCGAATATTGTAAAAAGCATAAAATTCAATTGGAAGCGTATAGCCCGCTTGCGCACGGACAAAAAATCGAGGATCTCCAGATCGCAAACATCGCGAAAAAATACGGAAAGACTCCGGCGCAAATTTTGATCCGCTGGGCAGTCGAGCAGAATATCGTTGTGATTCCTAAGTCCGTTAAAAAGGAACGAATCGTTGAAAACGCTCAGATTTTCGATTTTCAAATCGAAGACGAGGACATGAAGATTTTGAATTCTTTGGACGAGAATTTTAGAACTTGTTGGGATCCGTCGGAAGTCGCTTAA
- a CDS encoding MarR family winged helix-turn-helix transcriptional regulator, with protein sequence MGTHYKGNSRETAVLNAFIKLSRCSDSIRQLEEKVFTKYGLTTGQFGCLETLHHLGPMCQKEIGQKLFSCEGNITQIIDNLEKRKLVQRVRSEEDRRYIIIHLTSEGSSLVQKVFPAILDSLVNKFDPLTEAQLIDLGDFLKEVGLKAV encoded by the coding sequence ATGGGAACCCATTACAAAGGCAACAGTCGAGAAACCGCGGTCTTAAACGCTTTTATTAAGCTGAGCCGTTGTTCCGACTCGATTCGTCAGTTGGAAGAAAAGGTTTTCACGAAATACGGACTAACAACCGGACAATTCGGTTGTCTTGAAACGCTTCACCATCTGGGTCCGATGTGCCAAAAGGAAATCGGTCAAAAGCTTTTCTCTTGTGAAGGAAACATAACCCAGATCATCGACAACCTTGAAAAACGAAAATTGGTCCAAAGGGTTCGAAGCGAAGAAGACAGGCGGTATATCATTATCCATCTGACTTCGGAAGGCAGTTCTCTCGTGCAGAAAGTATTTCCTGCAATTCTCGATTCTTTGGTAAATAAATTCGATCCTTTGACGGAAGCTCAATTGATCGATCTTGGGGATTTTCTCAAGGAAGTAGGTTTAAAAGCAGTATGA
- a CDS encoding GAF domain-containing hybrid sensor histidine kinase/response regulator gives MSISEEQSLAFPSNETERLKALDSYQIVDTAPEEKFDSLTQIAAYICDTPTALISLIDVDRLWFKAKVGMADSETPRNISFCQYAILQDDIFEIEDAKQDARFKNNPLVLGPPFIRFYAGTPLKTPDGFNIGTLCVIDQNPKRLDEKQKIILKVLSNQVIANFELIKKNRELILVRKKEEELQQSKSQFFANMSHEIRTPIHGILGVAGLLAETDLHSEQKDYVDTIRRSGGLLLGLLNDILDFSKLESAHMKIEIIAFDLNALLKDVYSLFEADAKKKNVEFKLTGTKTAPLTVSTDPNRLRQILVNLVSNAFKFTEKGSVLIEVESDVVGEECDVKIRVRDTGIGIPELKLNELFQAYTQADTSVSRKYGGTGLGLAISKSLAEMMKLELTAQSVVNRGSVFEISGRIPLAEKSEIDFEPRAISDNANGKSQQTNLKILVAEDNEINQMLIRKVLEKLGYKPVVVPNGIEALHYIETIGTDVLFLDIQMPELSGIDTAKILTQHTNQSLHPYIIAMTANASQSDRDKCLAVGMDDYISKPFRKEEIADILERFISDRNSKQNAQK, from the coding sequence GTGAGTATTTCGGAAGAACAATCTTTAGCGTTCCCGTCTAACGAAACCGAGCGGCTCAAGGCTCTGGATTCCTATCAAATCGTTGATACGGCTCCGGAAGAGAAGTTCGACTCGCTTACTCAAATCGCCGCGTATATTTGCGATACCCCGACCGCCCTAATTTCCCTGATCGACGTAGACCGCCTGTGGTTTAAGGCGAAGGTCGGAATGGCCGATTCCGAAACTCCGAGAAATATTTCCTTTTGCCAGTACGCGATTCTTCAGGACGATATTTTTGAAATCGAAGACGCGAAACAAGACGCCCGTTTTAAGAATAATCCTTTGGTTTTAGGTCCTCCGTTCATCCGTTTTTATGCGGGCACTCCTTTGAAAACTCCGGACGGGTTTAACATAGGGACGCTTTGCGTCATCGATCAAAACCCGAAACGGCTCGACGAAAAACAAAAAATCATTTTGAAGGTCCTGTCCAATCAGGTGATCGCGAACTTCGAACTGATCAAGAAAAACCGAGAACTCATCCTCGTCCGCAAAAAGGAAGAAGAACTTCAGCAATCCAAAAGTCAGTTTTTTGCAAATATGAGTCACGAGATACGGACTCCGATCCACGGGATTCTCGGAGTCGCCGGGCTTTTGGCGGAAACGGATCTGCATTCCGAACAAAAGGATTACGTCGATACGATCCGACGGAGCGGCGGCCTCCTCTTGGGATTACTCAATGATATATTAGATTTTTCTAAATTAGAATCCGCTCACATGAAGATCGAAATCATCGCGTTCGATCTGAACGCGCTTCTAAAGGACGTTTATTCCCTCTTTGAAGCGGACGCAAAAAAGAAGAACGTAGAATTCAAACTTACAGGAACGAAAACCGCTCCTCTCACGGTTTCGACGGACCCGAATCGTCTCCGACAAATTCTGGTCAATCTGGTCTCGAACGCGTTCAAGTTCACGGAAAAAGGAAGCGTTCTGATCGAAGTCGAGTCCGACGTCGTCGGAGAGGAATGCGACGTCAAAATCCGGGTCCGCGATACGGGAATCGGAATTCCCGAACTCAAGCTCAACGAACTCTTTCAAGCCTATACCCAGGCGGATACGTCCGTATCGAGAAAATACGGAGGAACCGGACTCGGACTCGCGATCAGCAAAAGTCTAGCGGAAATGATGAAGCTGGAACTGACCGCACAAAGCGTCGTCAACAGAGGAAGCGTCTTCGAAATTTCGGGAAGAATTCCTCTCGCCGAAAAATCGGAGATCGACTTCGAACCGAGAGCGATTTCGGATAACGCGAACGGAAAGTCGCAACAGACGAATCTGAAAATCCTCGTCGCGGAGGACAACGAAATCAATCAGATGCTGATCCGCAAAGTTCTCGAAAAGCTCGGATACAAACCCGTGGTCGTTCCGAACGGAATCGAAGCGCTTCATTACATCGAAACGATCGGAACGGACGTTTTGTTTTTGGATATCCAAATGCCGGAACTGAGCGGAATCGACACAGCAAAAATTCTCACCCAACACACCAATCAATCACTACATCCGTATATCATCGCAATGACGGCTAACGCGAGTCAATCGGACCGGGACAAATGTTTGGCGGTCGGGATGGACGATTACATCAGCAAACCATTCCGCAAGGAAGAGATCGCCGACATACTCGAACGTTTTATTTCGGATCGAAATTCCAAACAAAACGCGCAAAAATAA